The Humulus lupulus chromosome 7, drHumLupu1.1, whole genome shotgun sequence region aatcatctggtcgtagaccaggcaagcgcttataagttcctcgaccctagggtcggtctggcattaatgctatagagccattcaatgcatgattctcgactttagagtcggtccctgactagtcagtgtctcaaacaggtaaacaacattcaacaacatttaatatgcaatccatgtccacatatatcaaccaacatgcctcaagtattaaaccacgcatgtcatatacctatacagggtgcaactgtactcagacaccgttttcttacctctggttcgagtgagaataattatatgaacgaccccttagaacgatcaacctttaaattcctcgacggtcacctggtcataaccaaaatataggattcatcaataaaaatgataactgagggttctcaaaccaaaacccagcccccgagacctcaaatactacccaaccgggtactaggtccaaccccgaggcctatggtttgaatccctaagctaaaaaccatttTTTAGCAAGtttggccttatgggccgcggcccccaaaagctgtgTTGCGGCACGCCCCCAAACTAAGAGgcccccatctgccagacgcgcatgggccgcggcacgcaaaagctgtgccgcgacacccagcccagttcagcaactagcccacgcacaaaccagattttccccctgtgcgtttttctctcaaaccagcctctcaaaccatcataaaacctcctccaaacatgtaattaaacccccaaataacaaccttagctcactcacattaaaccccaatcaaaacaacataaaaactccctttaatcctcactccccacatcaaaaGCCATGAACTAAAAACTATAAGCAAAACAGAGCACCAGCTGAAattaatggccaaaactcaccttgagactAGCTTTAAGCCTCCCTCACAGGCTaacacaagtgctccaacccagccttaagttcctctagcttgaattaccaccaagaacacaaaactctcaaagaaggcaatggagaagatgaagctatgggaaggtacgggaagagaagatagagcctctgttttgttctgttttattctacagccttcagccatttaaaacaagtatatccacccctaaaatgaccaaaatgcccttataccaTCCAAAGCCTCCTAAAccaacccaagggcaaaattggtacttctagcttaacccgttaattataattaacgcttcccaattcccgctaatctcaaaatcctcaaacactaataattcacatctcgttaccctaaaatccccggtaacgctatagttattaataacaccccgagactcaccccgagccccgagctcaaacctgttatgaccaaaccgataaatcatgttcaaagattgtctcatgtcggaaaactcgaaccaatccacattataatgtggtctcacaatatatcattatcacgcaaacaaatattcaagtataccctcaacgggccaaattaccagaatatccctgtaaacaaatgtggactcacatgcatgcatttaacatcatatgataatataattctcataaacatgcataaacacatttaaatgccataattaagcagttatggccctcccggcctactaatccagtcaTTAACCATAATAaagaatccggggcattacacatgTAACTATTTaaccttttaaatgaaaagttcaACTTTTGACCAAAACTGTTAATACCTAAACTGTCATTTAACCATacttacacttttaagtccaaataactcgcttaacaagttaagcactatttttaacacacgatATAACAGTCTTGACTATTCAAGATGTTACACGcgtgcaacaaactatttgaaaATTATTTCGACACTATAAATTATtgaaaatttctaaaaatttgtagatattctaaataactacaacgtacacaatcataaaaatattaagCACAAAATCATTAAAGTACCGAAAACAGGAAAGAGTAAACCGGTGTGTTATTTTTGAGGTTACACCGCAAAAGACCAAAAGTATAAAGGTGAAAAAGAGATTTAATACGAATTTTTTTTGGTCCGATATTCTTGCATACGTGCACAAAGTGTTTTTAACAAGCAAAGATAAGGAAATTCTTTCTATATTCATTTGCTGCTTTCGAGTTATTTTCACGTGGGATATAaaagatgataattttttattcaactcataactattttaaacaaattaatacaaatttaattttGATGTAATCGCTAAGAAAAAACACAATTCTACAATAGCAGCTAACTAATTAATATGTGGTTGATACactcaaaattattcttttaAATATCATATTAAAATGGTGTTATATATGCACAGACAGTCCACTCTATAAATTTTCAAAGTCGGTAGAAAATCGTCCCTGTCACTTTGATTTTTTAAAAGTCGATAAGAAAAAAATATCTGTATCTGTCAATTTTATGTATAGCAAATTCAGGACTTGTAattgatattttaatttttatgtgtaCCTCATTCGCATCCTTTTTCAACTTGTCAATGGTGTACTATTGCAGAAAACGAAAAGACAGAGAGAGACCAATAGAACAATATCGACATATAGTAAAGAAAAATCCAATTTCTAATAATTAAAGATGAATAAGTAGAAGAAAAGTTgttgaaattaattattcaattacgAAGAGAGTGGTGCATATGATATTTTGATTTTGTTCACCACATATATATGATATGTGTCACAAATAACTAGATAAAATGATGAGTTGCAACGAATATGATTCCTTGATCCAGAGTAGATGCccagtaagtttttttttttaaatgggcaTGTCCAATAATTAAATGAGAATAATCTCCTGTgaaattatatgaatatatatatataattatatatatatgcataaattGAGTTAATAGCGACCCTTCAGAAATATGGAACAACACTCCTCACAtttatttgaagaaaaatgataGTTATCGTACTTTTTATTTCTATATGTATAAACAATGTGTAATGCATGTtgtttaatattatttaaaaaaaatatttaaatatatttttaaaatttttattattatcctataaattttaaataaataaacaatattatatatctcttctaaataaaaaaaatctgtaaataataaaaattcttgattttaatggtttgttttgttaacaTTGATAgtatattctaaatatttaagagaatatacttttaaaatttattaaaaaatatatataattaattatattaatataaatttaaatattataaaatattattattgtaataatatttaatataagattacatatataataattatattaatataaattcaaattcaaattcaaatttaaattcaaatgttataaaatatcattattataataatatataatacaagattagatatttaataattatattaatataaatttaaatgttataaaatattattatgataataatatataatcataattttttactaattatattaatatgaattcaaatattataaaatattattattataataatatttaatacaaaactagatatttaatacttatattaatattaatataaatttcaatataataataataatatatgatacataaccttaatttttataaaaaaataaccatcatatatgtttaaaaatgttatcatattatatatatatatatattgaaaaaaaacataaacaatgttttggtttattttttcaattaatatgtttatgtcattttttatataaaatattgttatttatttgaaattcataaGACAAtgttacaaatttaataaaaataattaataaattatataaataaaactaaacaaacatacATTGcatgttgtttgtatctagtatatatataagaatgatataaacatattaaaagaaaaattaaacttaaacattgtttatggttttttaaaaagaaaaaaaaatatatttatatgataacattttagatcataaactatactatttaatgtataaaatattaatgatattattcaaatcacacatttaGATATAATTGGAGAAGaagcttgtttattcttgatagaagataaatgttattctaatttcttatgtagttacacagtcatattatttgtacacatgacacttatatataatatatttataatgttaattgttatttaatatgaatatatatttagttaagttatattaagtaataaaaaatatgttttctgtataaataaaaataatattttttaataaaaattaagattatgtattatattttattataataatgatattttataatatttgaatttatattaatataattattaaatatttagtattgtattaaatattattataataatgatattttataatatttgaatttatattaatataattaataaatatctatttttcaataatttttaaaagtatattttgttaaatatttataatattccattaaaattaacaaaaaaaactattaaaaccaaaaaaaattattatctacaccctttttatatagaagatacaaaaatatattattatctaaaagtatataaatcatttttcttaaaatagatatttatatatataaatcttaTTCATAAATAATAACCATATTGTTCAATTCTGACTCTCATTTTGTAAAGTATGTACTAATATACTAAATATACACAGTTTATGGAcaatgttttaagatattttttactttttaggggaatattttcctaacaaagtTGACCGTGTATTAGGTACTTTTGTAGTGTGAATATAAAATCGCACAAATACATATATAAGAGACCCATTATACAAGTGACACATAAAATTACGGCCAGACCAGGtattattttttttggaaaatttttatatatacagTAAATAACAAAGAAATTCGGTATTTACGGTATTTCCATTTCCTTACAAATTTACGGTAAACTCAAAGACCACAAGCCCAAAACCCAATATCACATATACGGTAAACCCCAACCCACAAACCTAACCCATTACAACCTAGCTGATTCTCGTAACATGTTGTCTTCATCCCCGTTGCAGAGATCTCCAAAGCATTCGAAAAACCATAAGCAAATCAAAAACTGGTTCAAGAGCTTACAAATTCGTGAAGTCTGGGCAAAATCCAAAATTTTCTACTGCAATCTACTGCGAATTTTCGAATTGACGTGTCTACAAAAACAACTCAACGACAAAATTAAAACATCTATTCCGTGGTAAGTAACCTTGTTCTTCTATTTTGTTCTTGGTACATCTTGCATCTAGAATAGATAATTAGTTTAGAACTTTCGAAACTCACTAAGAAAATCTAgcaaaatcatatattttgtcACAGTTCTCCATAGAATCATAGAAAAATCTTAACATGGTAACAATTGTAAAACATGAAAaccttttatataaaaaatttgttaaaatattataatcatcattatcaGAATTTCTCCAATTTATTgtgaaaaattattaatatataagtAATTTTCTCTTGCTTGTGCAGAATTTGATAGTTTATAATCCATAATGTGAGAATTTTATATGTTAAATTCTCATTTTACTGGTGGATGTGTTAACGAATAGCTTTTGCTGACTTTGAGATCATTCTTCTTTACAACAACAATGTATTTGTTTTTGCTAAATCTTTGCTGCTCCTATTTggttttgtaatgaaaatataaagAATCTTTACATAttaatctaatttttcctttttaTTCATTTGCAGACATGAATTCAATAACATCTTTGGTATATTATGATGGTCATTTGAATGAAAATAATGTGTATGAAGATTTCAAAATGCTTGGAGTGTTAATACCATTAGATTGCTCATTTACAACACTAATGAATATCTTGTCCACATAGTTGTCTACCATTCTGTCAACAGAAAATGCAACCATTGAGTACCAGATTGCTGAAACATTGCCTCCAATGAAGATCAACAGTGATAGCTCTATACAATTCTACTTGGAGTGCAAAAGAAATGACATAACACTCACAAAATACCCTTTGATAGTTTCTGTAACAGAGAATAGCCAAACAATCACTTGTGGAGCACTTCAAATGATGAGTTCTAATGTTGCTTCAAGTAGTAATAAtatcattaatataataaatgatatttcagacaCATCAACATTCTCTCTAGATGAACCTCAAGAACTACCAAATTTCATTCAATTGAAAAATCATATTACATATTTGATTTTGGAGAAGGAACAACATGAATTAATTCCTGAACACATCGAAATAGAAACTACATTTATAACTATTGCGATTTCTGATGGAATAAGAGAAAAATAGGTATACAAAAACAAAGAGGTTCTTACAAAAACAATTGGTCTTTATGCCATAAGAAAATAATTTCCAGTTCAAGGTCCACAAATCTTGCAAAAAAGAATATCAGTTGAAGTGCCTTGATTCAGAATGTACGTGGTCATTTTATGCTACAAGATATGGAAAGACATATATGTTCCAAGTTAGGAAGTTCAATCATGCCCACACATGTTCCTTGGACATTATTCTTGGAGATCACCGCCAAGCTTCAAGTAGTATGGTTGAGAATGTTGTGAAGACCAAGTTCACAGATCCAAAAACAAATTATAGACCTAAATATATAGCTAAAGACATGTTGGACAAATATGGAGTTTCCATGAGTTACCAAAAAGCATGGTGATCTAAGGAAAAAGCAGTTAATTTTGTACATGGGTCAAGTCAAGATTCCTACCTAGACATTCCACGATATTTGCACATTTTGAAGCAGAAAAATCCAGGTACTGTAACAGTTTTGGAAATTGATAATCTAAACatattcaaatatatttttatggCTATGGGACAATAAATTCTAGTTTGGAAACATTGCATTCCAGTAATTGTTGTTGATTGAACATTCCTAAAAGCTATATTTGGGGGTACACTTCTCACAGCTTCAACCCAGGATGCAAATAGACACATCTTCCCATTGGCTTTTGCTATAACAGATTCTAAAAACAATGATTCACGAGAGTggttttttagaaaaataaaagaatgttATGGAGAAAGAGAAGAGATGTGTATAGTTTCAAATAGACATGAAAGCATAGAGAATGCTATAAAAAATGTCTATGCAAATGTAGCTCATGGAGTGTGCCATCTTTTCTACAACATAAAAACCAAGTTTAGAACAGATTCAGAAGCAACCAACATGGCATTTCATGTTGCTGCAAAAGCTTATAACATGGAAGATTTTGAGAAATACATGAAGGACTTGGACATTTTACATAAAGAAATCTGCCCTTTTCTGGCCAATGAGGTTAAATATGAAAAGTGTACAAGAATCTACTCCAAAAGTCGTAGATATGCAGCTATGACttcaaacatagctaaatccATTAATGCGGCACTAAAAGAAATGAGAGAGCTTCAAGTAAAAACATTACTTGAGTGTCTTAGAAACCTCATTCGAAAATGGATATACAACAACAAGAAAGAGGCGGAAGCAACCTTTACAGACTTGCCAAAGAAACAAGAGGAATACTTAAGTTTGTCAAGTCACTAAACATGACTATAAGTACAactattttcatttataaatacCACTATATTAATATACTTCCttattcattatttattattttattgcaGGTAGAACCAGCTAGCACATTCATTTACAGTGTACACAGTGGTTTAACAACAAACGCTGTAGACATTGCAAAGAAATCATGCACTTGTAACAAGTTTGATTTGGATGAATTACCTTGTGAACATGCCATGGCAGTCATTAGAAATATGAACCTTCAGTATAAAAAATATTTCTCATATTATTTCACAAAAAAAGCCATGTTGAACACCTATAATGCTTCAATACATCCATTGGGAGATCCAAAATGGAGACTTCCACCTAATGTTGAGGAAATAGAAGTACTACCTCCAAAGGGAAATAGAAAAAGTGGAAGGCCAAGGAAAAAAAGGTTTGTTTTAGCAAGAGAAGGGTCTTATTAGCTTAAATGTGGAAGGTGTGGAGAGCTTCGGCACAACCGGAAAACCTGCACAAACCAGCCACTATTGagaacccaaaaaaaaaacttaaatttttttttctctttaatgAGGAGTTTATAGATTGAAAATActtattttttgaattttgaaacttTGTAGGTTTCGGAACAGTGATTGGAACACTACTTATCACTATTACTTGTGATAAAGGTTTATGGAATTTTATTGAATATATGGAATGTTATTAGAACTTATTAAAAAAATTGCATCAATATATGAGGATTAATGTTTAGGGCGGtttttgtaaatttttgttaCATAGTTGTTACAAGTTTGTCTGAAATTAATATTCTTCACACGTTTTTGTTCAAATTTGTTACGTAATTGAAACATAAATTGTCATAAATATTAATGAACGTTCAGTGATGCAACAACCAAATTAAATGCATAAGCTTATGTTACAAGCTTCTAACAGACATTTCCAGAAACAAATACATAGgaaataatttcttttattaaCTTATGTTACAGGTTTGAAACATAAGTATTCAATTTCTATTTGTTAAGTTTTCAGTCCATTAACAATGATTAACTTTAAAAGTTTGTAATGATTTGATACATATTTGAAACTTAAGTTATCGTGACTATTAAGAAACGTTAAGTAATGCTAAGCAAAAAGTTATTGCATAAACTTAGGTTTCAAACTTTTAAGAGAAGTTATctgacacacacacacacacacacacacacacacacacacacacacacacacacacacacacacacacacacacatatatagaaATAAAGTTGTAAAGTCAAGTTACAAACTTGAGACACatttttactaaaaaaaataaacaaaatgaacAACAACATTTAAAAAAGAACATTCCACATACAAAAAAGCTAATAGCAAAATTCATTGATATGCCACAGTATGCAAAATATTCAAACATGATACTTGCTGAAAAGTTTACAAAACAAACATCACAAAAGTTATCTTGCCAtaagggggtgtttggtatggggtagAGTAAAGgtgggaatgagaatctaaatcCCTTCCTATGTTTGATTCAAATTTTAAgggggtaaagttaataatttgtgtgagcCCAACATGTATTTTAAGGGTTAAGTGAACCATTTTatacacaagagtttaatattacctcCATCCTAAGTTCCTTTACATTTTCCAAagcaactcaactactcaaaacaaacacccccTAAGTGTGTATCATCTTTACAGGATAAAAGTCAAATGTCAACTACTTTGATCCTCTCATACTTCCTTTGCATTAATATTCAAAATCTTCTTGTTCATTCTTCCTCTGAACTTCCAATCATAAACATAACCTTCATCTTCCTTTTCTTTAGCATGGACATATAACTCAACTGTAATTTTGTTTCTCTGGAAACTAACATTCAGAGGATTGGGAATATTTTCAATAAGTCCATGCATAAGAAATTCAACATACTTTATGATAAATATCCCACAatcactgcaaaaaaaaaaaaaactcaaaatcagtaataaaaaaatgcatataaacaaaatcatgaaataaaaaaataacaataacaaacAAAACCACTTACTTGTTACTCTGTTGTGGAACCTCATCATCAAACACAATGTCCAATGGATGAGACATATCAATGCCCTTGAATTTTGGTACATTTAGATCAATATCCTCCCTTGACTCATAAAAACTATTTAAAGAAAGAAACAAGGGCAACAAAGGAGAATATGCTTCAACAACTTTCAACACTTTCTTATCCATAACTCTACTCCTCATTAAGTTGTAGACTTTAAAAATCTCTGCTTCACTTTGAACTCACCAAGAATCCAATGATTACAGTCACCAACAATCATATTAATAGGGAACAAAATAAAATCTACTAGCAACCATGGGGTGTTACAAAGCATTTCATAcccacaaatatactaaaaaacaaCACTGTTCTTCGATATAACAAATCAATCATAGTCACTTGACAGATACACATCAGACAGACCAGTGATAACTTGATAAAAAAAGTTATCTGTAGTGGTAGCTCTAACCTTTATCGACTCACAATACTTTGATTTTTTTCTAAGGTAATAAAAACATACATTAATATACTGAAAACCAGGAAGCAAACCATAATAAGAATAATGAAAACAATACAACTAAAACAACAAAACATCTTAATATTATTCAAGGAAAAAAATACCTCATTATCCAAATCCCTCCCATCTTTAACTAAATCATAAAACCATATTTTTCTCTCAATCTCAGTTACACAAAACTGAAATGGCTCCttaatgatattattattattatcatcaaaTTTCTTATGCCTACAACAAATAGAAACAATAAAAATTCAATTATGTTGTAACAGAAActgaaatacaaaataaataaaaaaacaaataaaaaagagAAGCATACTTATTATTTTTTCTCAACCCCAGAGAAAACCACTTGTTAAAAGAGTCTTGATCATTCTAATTTGGCATATAAAAAAGATTGTCTCTAAATGCATATCGTCCCACAACCTTCCTTTTAGGCTTCACAATATTCAAATGTTTCATATTCTCAGAAGAAGATGATCCAAATTGGTTCACAAAAGGAGATTGCAAAACTGTAGTAGGCTTTGGATTTCTTTTGCCAACAAAAGGAGTAGAGACAACTACTCGATTCATCAAAGAACCAGCAATGGGTATTGCCATAACAACTtcctaaaaacaaaaataatatgaaaaactcAATAAAACAACAACTGGATACATAttgcaaaaacaaaacaaaaaatacaaaatctGCCTTGTTTACTTACCTTTTTCTTTCCAAAATCACCAACAGCTGCATGAACAACTTTATAAAAAATCTCCACATTCATGTTGTCAAACATATGAGTCTCTCTTCTAGATCTTTAACAACATCAGCTACATCATCATGAAGTTTGGCAATATTCTATGGCAAAACAGAATTTAAAAAGTATAAAGAAATACATGAATACATTAACTTGAAAAAATACATATGATGAAACAAAAATAAACTAGTCATTGCTGTCTTGATCaacaaaatatttcttaataataTCATCACATGCAACGTTctaaaaaatttaacaaatataaaaattaaacaaCATATATAAACATAACTAAGCAATTACAAGCACCAGAATAAAAAAAGACAAAATGTAAAATAAAAGTTCAAGATATAATAAAGaagaataatttccaaacaagcAATCCAAAGTACATAAGTTTACTAAAACATCATAGAGTTTACATATACTCAGGAAAAGTCTTGTACAAAACTAATTTAGAAATTTAAAGTTTACAGATTAATAACAAAAGGTTTACAAAACATGCATTATAAACTTTCTCTTCCACTTCTCATACTCCAATGGAAACAAAATCATATTCCTATcaaaaagggaaaacaaaaattaataaaaagagaatattaattatataaattaacaaaaatataaacatttataaaatataaaataaaattaacaaaaaaatcaaacaattaaattaatattCACATAAGTATAAAGACCTTTGTTTCTTCAATATCATTCCCAGTAGTCTCCTCATTCTTATTTGCTGCATCATTCTTGTCATATTCAATTACCATATCTCCAACATCTTCTTGCATTGCTTGAATGCATTCATTAAAAACTTGGGTAAAACTTTCATTATcaaaaaacttataatttttttttaaaacaacacCACCACTAGAAGCATCACCAACATCATCCTTCCTCCCAAATAAACCCTTCACACCAGCCTCAATGCCACTTATTCCACCAGAACAGTCAGCTCCCA contains the following coding sequences:
- the LOC133791645 gene encoding uncharacterized protein LOC133791645, which codes for MNSITSLLSTILSTENATIEYQIAETLPPMKINSDSSIQFYLECKRNDITLTKYPLIVSVTENSQTITCGALQMMSSNVASTSTQDANRHIFPLAFAITDSKNNDSREWFFRKIKECYGEREEMCIVSNRHESIENAIKNVYANVAHGVCHLFYNIKTKFRTDSEATNMAFHVAAKAYNMEDFEKYMKDLDILHKEICPFLANEVKYEKCTRIYSKSRRYAAMTSNIAKSINAALKEMRELQVEPASTFIYSVHSGLTTNAVDIAKKSCTCNKFDLDELPCEHAMAVIRNMNLQYKKYFSYYFTKKAMLNTYNASIHPLGDPKWRLPPNVEEIEVLPPKGNRKSGRPRKKRFRNSDWNTTYHYYL